Proteins from one Thermococcus sp. M36 genomic window:
- the top6B gene encoding DNA topoisomerase VI subunit B, with protein sequence MAEAKQLFKEFKIQSVSEFFRRNAAMLGYTGKIRSLTTVIHEAVTNSLDACEEAGILPYVRVEIEELGREHYKVIVEDNGPGIPEKYITHVFGKMLAGTKAHRNIQSRGQQGIGISGAVMFAQITSGKATRVITSTGDDKIIEAWVKIDVDKNEGKIVRKEKHPNPKGWRGTRIELEVKNVRYVRSKQGVYWYLKLTAIANPHAHIELIEPDGKLIVFPRSSEEIPEPPVEMKPHPRGVLTDDVYRMAKKTRRNTVKRFLIGEFSRISDKKVDELIEYIAALRLIKTEKDKNVQEQLYERLAKGEVKAVLRSFRGYTKVVKQVAKIMEKPPEKLTWQEAEEIVEAFKYMKFLAPPTHGLRPIGEENIEKGLRGILKPEFVTAVTRPPKVYSGGIPFQVEVGLAYGGEIQSGFDLLRYANRVPLLFDAGSCVTTLAARSIDWKRYKVDDLERAPLVLMINVISVHVPYTGTGKQSIANVDEIQNEIRLAIMDAARKLQTYLSGKHRRLAQVKRRKTFEKYVPEIARALSVLTGEPEEAIREYFISYIENHFAAKASQAGAGEVSENA encoded by the coding sequence ATGGCCGAGGCGAAGCAGCTGTTTAAGGAGTTTAAGATACAGAGCGTCAGCGAGTTCTTCAGGCGAAACGCGGCAATGCTCGGCTATACGGGCAAGATACGCTCCCTCACCACCGTCATCCACGAGGCCGTAACAAACTCCCTCGATGCCTGTGAGGAGGCCGGAATACTGCCCTACGTCCGCGTTGAGATCGAGGAACTCGGAAGGGAGCACTACAAGGTTATAGTTGAGGACAACGGGCCTGGAATCCCGGAGAAGTACATAACCCACGTCTTCGGCAAGATGCTGGCCGGAACGAAGGCCCACAGGAACATACAGAGCCGTGGCCAGCAGGGTATAGGTATAAGCGGTGCCGTCATGTTCGCCCAGATAACGAGCGGAAAGGCGACCCGCGTTATAACCTCAACGGGCGACGACAAGATAATCGAGGCCTGGGTCAAGATAGATGTCGACAAGAACGAAGGCAAAATCGTCAGGAAGGAGAAGCACCCCAATCCAAAGGGCTGGCGCGGCACTAGGATAGAGCTCGAAGTGAAGAACGTCCGCTACGTCCGCTCGAAGCAGGGCGTTTACTGGTACCTCAAACTCACCGCGATAGCAAACCCCCACGCCCACATCGAGCTTATTGAACCGGACGGAAAGCTCATTGTCTTCCCGCGTTCGAGCGAAGAAATACCCGAGCCGCCGGTCGAGATGAAGCCTCATCCGCGCGGCGTTCTAACGGACGACGTTTACCGTATGGCCAAGAAAACGAGGAGGAACACCGTAAAGCGCTTCCTCATCGGTGAGTTCTCGCGCATAAGCGACAAGAAGGTTGACGAGCTTATCGAGTACATCGCGGCGCTGAGGCTCATAAAGACCGAGAAGGACAAGAACGTCCAGGAGCAGCTCTACGAGAGGCTCGCGAAGGGGGAAGTCAAAGCCGTCCTCCGCTCCTTCAGAGGCTACACCAAGGTCGTCAAGCAGGTCGCCAAGATCATGGAGAAGCCGCCGGAAAAGCTCACCTGGCAGGAAGCCGAGGAGATCGTCGAGGCCTTCAAGTACATGAAGTTCCTCGCACCGCCCACCCACGGTTTAAGGCCCATAGGGGAGGAGAACATTGAGAAAGGTCTGAGGGGAATCCTCAAGCCGGAGTTCGTCACGGCGGTAACTAGGCCGCCGAAGGTCTACTCCGGTGGTATCCCCTTCCAAGTCGAGGTCGGCCTAGCCTACGGCGGAGAAATCCAGTCCGGCTTTGATCTGCTCCGCTACGCCAACCGCGTTCCGCTCCTTTTCGATGCTGGTTCGTGTGTGACCACTCTGGCGGCGCGCTCGATAGACTGGAAGCGCTATAAGGTGGACGACCTTGAGAGGGCCCCGCTCGTGCTCATGATAAACGTCATCAGCGTCCACGTGCCCTACACCGGAACCGGGAAGCAGAGCATAGCCAACGTCGATGAAATCCAGAACGAAATAAGGCTGGCAATAATGGACGCCGCCAGAAAGCTTCAGACCTACCTCAGCGGCAAGCACAGGCGTCTAGCACAGGTGAAGAGGAGGAAGACCTTTGAGAAGTACGTGCCAGAGATAGCCAGAGCCCTGAGCGTCCTGACCGGGGAGCCGGAGGAGGCCATCAGGGAGTATTTCATATCATATATAGAGAACCACTTCGCGGCCAAGGCAAGCCAGGCCGGTGCCGGGGAGGTGAGCGAGAATGCCTAA